One region of Glutamicibacter sp. B1 genomic DNA includes:
- a CDS encoding FAD-binding dehydrogenase: MNEQADVIIVGAGLAGLVAADELLSKGKRVVIVDQENSQAFGGQAFWSFGGLFLVNSAQQRRMGIRDSIDLAWDDWQNSAQWDRKDSELAEDHWAMQWGRSFVEFAGGEMAAWIQEKGISLTPMVGWAERGALTQSGHGNSVPRFHVAWGTGTGVVGPFAERVRQAAQEGRLKLLFRHRVDELIVEGGECRGVAGAVLARDHAERGRPTNREVIDDFSLRASSVVVATGGIGANHELVRRWWPERLGTAPQQMLTGVPASVDGRMLDIVAQAGGRLVNRDRMWHYTEGIRNHDPLWPGHAIRILPGPSALWLDALGRRLPNPALPGFDTLGTLRILRTAPDIAEYDHSWFIATKSIVAKEFALSGSEQNPDITDRKPLRVVGSRLTSRMPEPLQAFLDHGEDFVQAPDILSLVKKMNALTPQAPLDPQRVLQIVQARDRAMANPFGKDAQVMAIHNARRYRGDRLARVAKPHRLLSRRHGPLIAVRLRTLTRKSLGGIQMDLSGQVRDAQGVAIPGLFAAGEVAGFGGGGVHGYNALEGTFLGGCLFTGLSVGRSLN, encoded by the coding sequence ATGAACGAACAAGCAGACGTCATCATTGTCGGGGCGGGACTAGCCGGGCTTGTCGCCGCAGACGAGCTGCTCAGCAAGGGCAAGCGCGTGGTCATTGTTGATCAGGAGAATTCGCAAGCCTTCGGCGGGCAAGCGTTCTGGTCCTTTGGAGGACTGTTCCTCGTCAACAGCGCACAGCAGCGCCGCATGGGCATCCGTGACAGCATCGACTTGGCTTGGGATGACTGGCAGAACAGCGCACAGTGGGATCGCAAAGACTCTGAGTTGGCAGAAGACCATTGGGCAATGCAGTGGGGGCGATCATTTGTCGAGTTCGCCGGTGGTGAGATGGCCGCGTGGATCCAGGAGAAAGGCATATCGCTGACTCCCATGGTCGGATGGGCCGAACGCGGAGCGCTAACGCAATCAGGGCATGGCAACTCGGTCCCCCGTTTCCACGTCGCTTGGGGTACCGGCACCGGGGTTGTCGGACCTTTTGCCGAGCGGGTGCGGCAAGCAGCGCAGGAAGGACGACTGAAACTGTTGTTCCGGCACCGGGTGGACGAGCTGATTGTGGAGGGCGGTGAATGTCGAGGTGTGGCTGGCGCAGTTCTGGCGCGGGATCATGCAGAGCGCGGACGGCCCACCAATCGCGAGGTCATTGATGACTTCTCGTTGCGCGCATCTTCGGTGGTGGTTGCCACCGGCGGGATCGGTGCGAACCACGAACTAGTGCGGCGGTGGTGGCCCGAACGCTTGGGCACCGCACCGCAGCAGATGCTCACCGGCGTACCAGCATCGGTCGATGGGCGAATGCTCGACATCGTTGCGCAAGCAGGTGGCCGGCTGGTGAACCGTGACCGCATGTGGCACTACACCGAAGGAATCCGAAACCACGACCCGCTCTGGCCCGGCCATGCCATTCGCATCCTTCCCGGACCCTCCGCATTATGGCTCGATGCCCTTGGCCGGCGGCTGCCCAACCCAGCCCTTCCGGGCTTCGATACGCTGGGCACCCTGCGTATCCTTCGCACCGCCCCAGACATCGCCGAGTACGACCATTCATGGTTTATTGCAACCAAATCCATTGTGGCCAAAGAGTTTGCACTCTCAGGTTCCGAACAAAACCCAGACATCACTGACCGCAAACCACTACGCGTGGTCGGTAGCCGCTTGACCAGTCGCATGCCTGAACCACTGCAAGCATTCTTAGACCACGGGGAAGACTTCGTCCAGGCGCCCGACATCCTCTCCTTGGTGAAAAAGATGAATGCCTTGACACCGCAGGCACCGCTGGACCCACAGCGCGTCCTGCAGATTGTGCAGGCCCGCGACCGGGCCATGGCCAACCCCTTTGGCAAAGATGCGCAGGTGATGGCCATTCACAATGCCCGACGGTATCGCGGAGATAGGCTAGCTCGTGTCGCCAAGCCTCACCGTCTCTTGAGCCGTCGTCATGGCCCGCTCATTGCTGTGCGCTTGAGGACACTGACGAGAAAATCATTGGGTGGTATCCAAATGGATTTATCTGGGCAAGTGCGAGATGCCCAGGGTGTAGCTATTCCTGGCCTCTTCGCTGCAGGGGAAGTTGCCGGTTTTGGTGGCGGCGGAGTACACGGGTACAACGCCCTGGAAGGCACCTTCCTTGGAGGATGTCTCTTTACCGGACTGAGCGTGGGGCGGTCACTGAACTAA